The Ignavibacteriales bacterium nucleotide sequence ATAATAAGTCACTCAATTTCATTAATTATAAAAAAATAATTGTTGAGGCTAAATATAAAGCTGGGTTCTTTGTTTGAAAAAACCGAGACAGAAAGAGAAAATAGATTTTATCATTTTTAGTTTTTACGTGTTGATTACAATAGAGTAAAAATATTAATTTTAGGGCGAATTCAATATTTTTATTGCGGATCGACTTTTGAATAGGGACATTCGCTGAATCTTCATGAAATAATAATGACCTATCATCATATTTGTTTAATCGTTTAACCAAGATTATTATCTAATTAAATTTTAATTATGGTAAAAATGGGCAAAAAATGAATAAATTTATCGAAAAAATTAGCTTGACTTAACTATAGATTTGGATTACATTTAGTTTAGTTAAACGTTTAACTTCTATGTCATATACAATTAAAAATGTAGCGGAGAAAGCAGGCGTTTCTACAGCGACAGTTTCCTTAGTCGTTCACAATAATAAACGAATTTCCCCTGATACCCGAAAAAAAGTACTGAGGGTTATAAAGCAACTAAACTATTATCCATCAAGATCAGCCAGAGGATTAGTAACCCAAAAGACCGGCAACATTGGCTTTATCCTTACAGAAGATCACTTCTTAAAAACTGAACCTTTCTACACAAGAATATTTTTAGGTACAGAATTCGCTACTCGTGAGACAAATTATTACGTATTGCTTACAACAGTAAATTCCGTTTTCGCTAATGACGAACCATTACCGCGATTCATTGAAGAAAAAAGTGTGGACGGAATAATTATTGCCGGTAGGGTGCCTTCAGCACTTATAGATCGCATAATACAATATGAAATTCCAATCGTGTTTGTTGACTATTATCCTCCGAGCGGCGACTATCCGGTGATTATGATTGATAATGTAAAAGGCGGATTACTTGCAACGCAACATCTCATTGATCTGGGTCATGAAAAAATTGGTTTTATCGGCGGTGATTTG carries:
- a CDS encoding LacI family DNA-binding transcriptional regulator, with product MSYTIKNVAEKAGVSTATVSLVVHNNKRISPDTRKKVLRVIKQLNYYPSRSARGLVTQKTGNIGFILTEDHFLKTEPFYTRIFLGTEFATRETNYYVLLTTVNSVFANDEPLPRFIEEKSVDGIIIAGRVPSALIDRIIQYEIPIVFVDYYPPSGDYPVIMIDNVKGGLLATQHLIDLGHEKIGFIGGDLNHPSISDRLFGYRKALRQSSIGVKDSYISIEEQNTTKQTGYSAAEKLFTKAPDLTAVFACNDAMALGVLQFLKDRNYKVPEEISLIGFDDVESDLLVNPTISTIKVPQIELGMEAMKLIVNVVENNDLSPKKTLIPVELVIRESTRKII